One window of Oreochromis niloticus isolate F11D_XX linkage group LG23, O_niloticus_UMD_NMBU, whole genome shotgun sequence genomic DNA carries:
- the LOC109197090 gene encoding YLP motif-containing protein 1 isoform X2 — MIHLCHGRRQEEQAVVWRRRREELQDQTERHLQRMEYLRRARQTGLTPTRGWCPPDICPAACELGRTTVPAAPHPPATPPTSGPASPAPLGSQGRPPELTTPRRLARAPGRRRSGLIPSPARGGVSRFGWMAPRPQSGDGGMWRGHLHLSLDIFRGIFFLICF; from the coding sequence GAGCAGGCGGTGGTGTGGCGCCGCCGGCGGGAAGAGCTGCAGGACCAGACTGAGCGCCACCTGCAGAGGATGGAGTATCTGAGACGTGCTCGCCAGACCGGCCTCACCCCCACCAGAGGCTGGTGCCCGCCAGACATCTGCCCAGCCGCCTGCGAGCTGGGGCGCACGACTGTGCCGGCCGCGCCGCATCCACCTGCCACGCCGCCGACCTCCGGACCAGCTTCGCCGGCGCCGCTGGGTTCTCAGGGGCGGCCACCTGAACTCACAACTCCCCGTCGCTTGGCCAGGGCCCCGGGACGCCGACGGTCCGGGCTGATCCCCTCTCCCGCTCGCGGTGGGGTGAGTAGGTTCGGCTGGATGGCTCCCCGGCCTCAGTCAGGCGATGGGGGTATGTGGCGTGGTCATTTACATTTGTCTTTggacattttcagaggaatattTTTCTTGATTTGCTTTTAA